From the Amia ocellicauda isolate fAmiCal2 chromosome 12, fAmiCal2.hap1, whole genome shotgun sequence genome, the window tctgtgtcttctgtgctaACCTTCACGCCTTCTCATCTCCACCATGGGCACACGATCACCTGCACCGCGCTCTATTCACTGCAACCGCAGAACAAAATGGCCGAAGAGACCGCGACTCTTGATGTTCTGTGTAAGATATCTGGTCATATGATACTAATACactcatttttattattgcatGTCAACTAAACTAAATACACAGTAGTCCAACAGATGTGAACATctgtttaaatcaaataaattaaatgtacagtTTACTCTTTCAGATTCCCCTAAAAACACTTCAGCCTCAGTCAGTCCCTCTGGCTCAGTATTAGAAGGCAGTTCTGTGACTCTGACCTGCAGCAGTAATGCCAACCCACCAGTGAGCAACTACACCTGGTTTAAGGTGACTGGAGATCAGGCGACACAGAGAGGGTCTGGACAGAACCTCACCTTCAATGTAACTGAGCCCAGTGACAGTGGACAGTACTACTGTGAAGCGCAGAATGAACATGGGGCTGAGACCTCAACACAAGTGACTGTGACCGTGACCGTGAAATGTAAGTGAGAGTATTAGAAGGGACTGAAGGGACTGGAATTGTATGTGTCATATTTCTCAGTAGACACCCTTGTTCAGGACAACTTAcaaaatcacattatttttacttacaattacccatttatacagctgtttttactggagtaatGTAATACAGAGCTAGTACagtactttgctcaagggtacaacagcagtgtcccccacctgggactgaacccacaaccctccacaaGGAGGTCCAGAGTCCTACAGATTAAAACAGCAGGTATATTTCAGTCATGTCAAATCAAAATTATGTTCACTCCAGTTCAGTAGTTAGAAGTTATCGAATAAGGGGCACAGGTGAGGAGGTAAATGTTCAATAAAATACAGTGTGCTTGTTTGGCAATATGCAAGCCTCTTGCATTTGccataaaaatataatgttgagattataatttttttaaacattctaATACTGTCAAACTGATTGTAATTATTATCACACAAGATTTGTTACCTCTACTATTAATTATGGTAAATTATTGTTGAGTAAAGAAACCTTTATTTTGATTTGCAAATCAAATAATCTTGTctttaaatgtgttgttgttgataTGCTTTCCTAATGAGTTGAATATGTTCTTTGCTACAGACATGCCAAGGATATTGAACACTTTGAGGTGCATCAAGACTACAGCAGACATCACCTGCCAGTGTGAAGTCCAGGGAGATCCCTCACCCACCGTGGAGTGGCTGCTCTCTGGACAAAGACTGCGCAATGATTCTGTTGAGGGTGTCATTAAAGAAGAGCTTCTGGGAAACGGGGCCCTGAGGAGCAGCCTCACTCTGAGGATGCTGGGGGAGACAGACATTATTGAGTGCCTGAGCACTTCCAGACTCCTGTTTCATATTTCTTCTTCAGGGAATGGTAAGCTAAACCATGTTCCTCTGTGGTATATTCTATTgacaaaacacaataattattaagaaaatatgaatgtgtgattgttttctttcagacTGTCCATCCCTGCTGCTTCCATACATTGGCATTGGAGTAATGGCTGTCCTGTGTATtctaattgtgttttttgtccAGAGAAATAAATGGTATGTTTTCATGAAAATTATAACTCTTTGCAAAGCACCATTTACTGAAGAACAGTTACAAGAAGCTTCAAAATAAGGTAACAGAGTCCTGGCATAAACTGTTAAGATAAACTGTTATGATGCAGACATAATACAGCtttaacacaacacaacaccaagcacaaaatagaacacaaataaacacaaccaTTGTTCCAATGCAAAACCTCACAATGAATTTGCCAGAGCTTAATCAACAACGATTTTTACATTGAGCCCTGTCACTGGTACTAATTTCTTCTCTCTTGTTTTATTCATCaaacttgaattgaattgaattggaattggatTTGAAGGAAAAAGAAAGTAAGTTTCCAATCCTTTTATTTTGGCTCCTTTACTGATAAAACAATGTTAACAATGTTGAGTGTAACACTGACTTTTATGGTGTCTTTCATAGACAGACCAGGGAGGTACAGACCGTGACCCCTACGCCACTCTGCAGATCTCTAATATTGCCTCGGACTATGGTGTAATAAAGGTGAGCCATTGTGCTTCTGTAATTTGACAGGGTATTAGATGTGGCTGCTTTACAGATTATTCATATAGAATATAAACATGATCTTGTATGGATGAAGCACTTAATTGAGGAATCTCATCTGACTTTAATATCAATAGGGCTCAACATTAAAAGGGGGAAAAGCACACAGACAAATACAATATTGATCTAATCTGAAGACAGGCCACTCAGATTCCCTTTACTGTGTCACCAGGGCTAACGCAGTGTCTTGCAGGGGGGTGACGGATCAGAGAGGGAGGACAGTGACACTCACATTGCACTGGACACAGCAGTCGCCCACAGGGGAGGAGCCGGGGAATTCAAGCTCACAGCCATCTGACTGGTGCAGACCTCTGTGTGTATTTGGAAACCATTCCCAGCAAGTTTTCTAGTCTATCTTTCAAGAGAAGTAACTCAGCTTTGATTAGATTTAAGCTTCCATGAATTAATATTTCCCCCCTGATGTTTCTGAATTTAAACCACAATTTTAGACCTTCTGCAGTCGATATGAAACCTCTTTGCAGTATTTATTTTGGGTTCAGAATCTCTGGATGAAGGTTCTGTACTTACGTTATGAAGTTCGGTTTTGTTACTTCATAGTTTCCACAAATTTTAGAATGATTTAATCAGACTTGGACTGTGTACCAGTCAGGccaccatttatatttcatcaCTTTATAACAATAAGGtttgaaaacaatgtaaaataatgtatttgcaaCAGCACTAAGATATCAATTGAATTTCAGTAAATTCTGCTATTCATCAACGTTTCTGCATGTATTTGATGAAGAatgttttcttctgtttatttcttcactttgaaatCTGATTGTTAAACAAATTTTGCTGTAAAAGTGTGAAGTTTGTTATACCATTTGACCTCTGTCTTATCTAAAATAATGCATGTACTTTATTAGCACCTTCACATTTTTAGCTTCTTCTTAT encodes:
- the LOC136764794 gene encoding B-cell receptor CD22 isoform X1 translates to MAVTQRFILIGCLLRGVICSEEYTGFSISMPPSIATLRGSCVLIPCQFEVGYYYRSKVKNLETVSWIKGSPTRYTVLESNGYESDEYSVRGNVTGNFRVQNCTTILMNLQKDYEDNYHFRLGAPIHYTYRTPVKISVSESPPNPQVTPPAAVKEGSPVSFTCSAAAPCPTLPPALTWTQGVNGSVDQQEVENQDKTQSVSSVLTFTPSHLHHGHTITCTALYSLQPQNKMAEETATLDVLYSPKNTSASVSPSGSVLEGSSVTLTCSSNANPPVSNYTWFKVTGDQATQRGSGQNLTFNVTEPSDSGQYYCEAQNEHGAETSTQVTVTVTVKYMPRILNTLRCIKTTADITCQCEVQGDPSPTVEWLLSGQRLRNDSVEGVIKEELLGNGALRSSLTLRMLGETDIIECLSTSRLLFHISSSGNDCPSLLLPYIGIGVMAVLCILIVFFVQRNKWYVFMKIITLCKAPFTEEQLQEASK
- the LOC136764794 gene encoding myelin-associated glycoprotein isoform X2, which codes for MPPSIATLRGSCVLIPCQFEVGYYYRSKVKNLETVSWIKGSPTRYTVLESNGYESDEYSVRGNVTGNFRVQNCTTILMNLQKDYEDNYHFRLGAPIHYTYRTPVKISVSESPPNPQVTPPAAVKEGSPVSFTCSAAAPCPTLPPALTWTQGVNGSVDQQEVENQDKTQSVSSVLTFTPSHLHHGHTITCTALYSLQPQNKMAEETATLDVLYSPKNTSASVSPSGSVLEGSSVTLTCSSNANPPVSNYTWFKVTGDQATQRGSGQNLTFNVTEPSDSGQYYCEAQNEHGAETSTQVTVTVTVKYMPRILNTLRCIKTTADITCQCEVQGDPSPTVEWLLSGQRLRNDSVEGVIKEELLGNGALRSSLTLRMLGETDIIECLSTSRLLFHISSSGNDCPSLLLPYIGIGVMAVLCILIVFFVQRNKWYVFMKIITLCKAPFTEEQLQEASK